A stretch of DNA from Bacillota bacterium:
GGGGGCGGATGCCCCCCTCCGGCCGCCATACGCCGCCTACCTGCAAGGTGGCACCGTCACCGCCCACGGAGTGCTCGGGTGCCTGCTGGCGGCCGCCCGCCTGCGGAAGGATCACCCCGACGGGTCAGATCGTCCCGAACGTTCGCGCCGGCAGCCACCGGAGGGTACGGCATGAACGCACGGGGGCGTCAGGAATCTCTCGTGCACGGAATCGCCGTGCTGGGGGTGGCCGGCTTTGTGGCCAAGCTCCTGGGAGCGGCCTACCGCATCCCCCTGACCCGCCTCATCGGGGCGGAGGGCGTGGGCATCTACCAGCTGGCCTATCCCGTCTACGTCACCATCCTCTCGGTGGCGCGAGCCGGCATCCCCGTGGCGGTATCCAAGCTCATGGCCGAGTACCACGCTCTGGGAAAGGACTCCCATGCGCGCCGGGTGTTCCGGGTCAGCCTGTACCTCCTGGTCGCGAGCGGTCTCCTTTTCACCCTGGTGCTGGGGCTGGGTGCAACAACGGTAGCTCGCTGGCTGGGGGATCCGCGGGCGGCGCTGGCGCTGGCCGCCGTGGCCCCTGCCATCCTGCTCGTGGCCGCGGGGTCGGCTTTCCGTGGCTACTTCCAGGGCCTGCGTCTCATGACCCCCACCGCCATCGCCGACGTAGCCGAGCAATGCGTGCGGGTGGCGGTGATCCTGGGGCTGGCCTGGATGCTTGCGCCCCGGGGGGTGGAGGTGGCTGCTGCAGGGGCGGCCGGAGCTGCCGTGACCGGGAGCCTGGTGTCTCTGGCGTACGTGGCCGGCCTCTATCTCCGGGGCGGAAACCGGCTGCTCGCCCCGGGGCGCGCGCCCCGGGGCGAGGATGCTGTGCTGGTACGCAGGATCCTGGCCCTGGGGATTCCGGTGGCTGCTGCCTCTCTCGCCCTGCCGCTCATGGGTTTCCTGGACGCCGTGATCGTCCAGAACCGCTTGCGGGTGGCCGGGTTTTCTCTGCGCGAGGCCACCACTCTCTACGGTCGCCTCACCGGGCTGGCCATGACCCTGGTGAACCTCCCCGCAGTGCTGGCCACCGCCATCTCCGCCAACATGGTGCCCTGGGTCTCCCAGGCTTACGCCACCGGCAACCGGCAGGAGCTGGCGCGGCGTGCTTCGCTGGGCGTGCGGGCCTGCTGCCTCTTTTCGGTGCCGGCCGCGGCGGGACTGCTGGCGCTGGCCACGCCCATCACCAGCCTCCTCTACGCCGATCCCCTGGCAGGGCCGGTCCTGGCCTGGGTGTCGCCGGCCGTGCTGTTCCTGAACCTGTACCTGGTGACCACGTCCATCCTGCAGGGCATGGGCATGCCCACCCTGCCCATATACCATATAGCGGCGGGGGGACTGGCCAAGGTCATCACGTCTTACACCTTGACCGCCATTCCGGCCTGGAATGTGCGCGGTGCTGCCCTGGGTTCGGTGCTGGCCGATCTGGTAGCCGGATTGCTGAACCTGCGGGCCGTGATGGCGAGAACCGGGCTGGCGCCCGACTGGCGGGGTTGGGTGGCAGTCCCCGCAGGCGGTTCGCTGGTCATGATACCGGTGGCCCTGGTGCTGGGGCGCTTCTGGCCGTGGGGCCGACACCCTGGTACGCTGGTAGCCATCTTTGCGGGCACCCTGGTGTACGGCGTGGTGGTCCTGCTGGCAGGTGGAGTGAAGAGGGAGGAAATCGCTTCCCTGCCCGGCGGAGCCAGGGTGCTTGATCTGGCCGGGCGCCTGCGACTCCCCATCCGCTAAACGACGGTAGCTGTTGCCCATCCGCTGAAGGCGGTGGCTGAGGAGAGGTGCGGCACGGGTGGAAGAAGCGCGGCTAGAGGATACCGGCAAGGAGCGGCTAGAGGATACCGTCAAGGAGCGGGAGCGCCAGGTGGGCGCAGCCGGGGCGCCCGGCGTGGAAGGCCAGGTTGCAGCCACCCAGACCGAGGCGGCGGGGGTAGTTGCCTCCGACACCCGGGTAGTGGTGAGGGGTAGGATCTACCGCCGGCTGCTCGTGCGCACCCACGTCATCCGGACGGGCGAGGAAGTCCCCGCGCTCATGAAAAGATACCTCGGACCTTACGTGCAACCTGGCGACATCGTCTTCGTCGGCCAGAAGGCTGCTGCCGCAGCCCAGGGCCGCGCCTATCCCGTGGACCAGATCCGGCCCCGCCTGCTGGCCCGGTTTCTATGTCGCTTCGTCCGCAAAGTGGGATATGGTATCGGCCTCGGCATCCCCGAGACCATGGAGATGGCCGTCCGGGAAGTGGGGGTATTCCGCATCCTGCTGGCGGCGGTGGTGGGAGCGATTGGCCGCCTTCTGGGCCGCCGCGGGGACTTCTACCGGGTGGCGGGGCGGGCGGTGGCGGCGATCGACGGCCCCACGCCCTACACGCTGCCTCCGTACAACCGTTACGTGGTGCTCGCCCCCCGCGACCCCGACGGTCTGGCCCGGCAAATCGCCTCGGCGTTTGCTCCCGTGCGGGTGGCCGCAGCCATCATCGATGCCAACGATATCGGTTGCAACGTGCTGGGCGCCAGCCCCCGCCTGGACCGGCGCCTGGTGGTGAGCATCATGGGCGACAACCCCATGGGGCAGGGGGTGCAGCGCACCCCCATCGGCATCATCAGGTGCGCCAGCTAACGCCCTGCGCGCGCCAGCCTGGAAGCTCCAGGAGGTCGTTCGGGAGGTGGCCGATGCCTTTGAACTCGCTTACAACCACCCAGCCGATCCGGTCCGGTCTTTCGGGCTGAGGTGCAGGTGGATCATCTCTTCTTCCCCGCCGATGCTCTCGCAATCGTCCTCGATGATCACGTCGGGGCCAAAACGCTGAACTGCGTGTTGATACCCTTCAACGCTCTGACGAAAGAGCACCTCCCCGTCCGGAGACCCGTACCGGCGCAATACGGACCTATCCTTATGCCTGTTTGCGCAGCCGTTGGGGCCCGGGGGATCCGCCCCGGGCTCCCAGCGGTACGTCTAGATGCGGCGGTAGAGACCGATTACCTTGCCCAGTACCTTTACGTCTTTGGCGCGAATGGGTGCCATGGCCGGGTTCTCCGGCTGGAGCCGCACCCCGTCCTGTTCCTTGAAGAGCCGCTTCACGGTCGCTTCCTCGCCCATGAGCGCCACCACGATGTCACCGTTGTCGGCCGACTCCTGCTGGCGGACCACCACGCGGTCGCCGTCCAGGATGCCGGCCCCGATCATGCTGTCGCCGCGCACGGTGAGGACGAACATGTTGCCCTCCGTAGTGAGTTCGGGGGGAAGGGGGACGTAGTCTTCTATGTTCTCCACCGCCAGGATGGGTTCACCCGCCGTCACCTTGCCCACCAGGGGTACCATGGCCACCTTACCGCGGTAGCGGGTGGTGCCCGGTCCCAGCACCTCGAGGGCGCGGGAAGTCATGCGACCCCGCCTGACCAGGCCCATCTTCTCCAGACGGTCGAGCTGGGTGTGCACCGACGCCGGCGACCTGAGCCCCACCGCGCGCGCGATCTCCCGCACCGACGGGGGATAGCCGCGCTCTTCCAGCGACCGCTGGATGAACTCCAGGATGCGCTCCTGCCGCTCGCTGAGTCCCTGCCTGTTCCTGGGCACCCCAATTCCTCCCTCCGTACATAGATTCATACCGCCGGGCCATTGTACCACGTCCCCGCCCCTTTGTAAACATCCATTCGTGGTGTACGAAGCCAGGTGGGCCGTCTGGAAGGTAGCTGCCAGTATGAAGGAGAATACTGCCGTGGCGTCGCCGGGTCCGGTGATGCTGTCCTCTGCGACAGACTCAGCGCCTGGCAAGCCGCCGAGGGCATCGGACGGGTGTATCGAGGAGGCGGTGGGCGGAAGAGGGGGTGGGCGAGTGGCTATCGTGGAGACGGAGCGGCTGGGCAAGACGTACCGCAAGACGTGGGCGGTGAGGGATCTCGACCTGGCAGTCAAGGAGGGGTGTATCTTTGCCCTCCTGGGGCCCAACGGTGCCGGCAAGACCACCACGGTGAGGATGCTCACT
This window harbors:
- the lexA gene encoding transcriptional repressor LexA, with protein sequence MNLCTEGGIGVPRNRQGLSERQERILEFIQRSLEERGYPPSVREIARAVGLRSPASVHTQLDRLEKMGLVRRGRMTSRALEVLGPGTTRYRGKVAMVPLVGKVTAGEPILAVENIEDYVPLPPELTTEGNMFVLTVRGDSMIGAGILDGDRVVVRQQESADNGDIVVALMGEEATVKRLFKEQDGVRLQPENPAMAPIRAKDVKVLGKVIGLYRRI
- a CDS encoding polysaccharide biosynthesis protein, with product MNARGRQESLVHGIAVLGVAGFVAKLLGAAYRIPLTRLIGAEGVGIYQLAYPVYVTILSVARAGIPVAVSKLMAEYHALGKDSHARRVFRVSLYLLVASGLLFTLVLGLGATTVARWLGDPRAALALAAVAPAILLVAAGSAFRGYFQGLRLMTPTAIADVAEQCVRVAVILGLAWMLAPRGVEVAAAGAAGAAVTGSLVSLAYVAGLYLRGGNRLLAPGRAPRGEDAVLVRRILALGIPVAAASLALPLMGFLDAVIVQNRLRVAGFSLREATTLYGRLTGLAMTLVNLPAVLATAISANMVPWVSQAYATGNRQELARRASLGVRACCLFSVPAAAGLLALATPITSLLYADPLAGPVLAWVSPAVLFLNLYLVTTSILQGMGMPTLPIYHIAAGGLAKVITSYTLTAIPAWNVRGAALGSVLADLVAGLLNLRAVMARTGLAPDWRGWVAVPAGGSLVMIPVALVLGRFWPWGRHPGTLVAIFAGTLVYGVVVLLAGGVKREEIASLPGGARVLDLAGRLRLPIR